The Flavobacterium jumunjinense genome includes a region encoding these proteins:
- a CDS encoding RNA polymerase sigma factor has protein sequence MNENNIVERIKQNDTATIKKIYLENKLSFFKLANRYSIPNEVALDIYQDSIVALVENARKNSIDDLKSSINTYFIGIGKFMIFNYLKAKKTVDLSEFENTAVTESFSIDDEALNEREVALKKAYEQLGEQCQKILSLFYFENKKLEEIQTILNYENKDVLKSQKSRCISHLKKSLNPKK, from the coding sequence ATGAATGAAAACAACATAGTTGAGAGAATAAAACAAAATGACACAGCGACTATAAAAAAGATTTATCTTGAGAATAAATTGTCTTTTTTTAAGTTGGCAAACCGTTATAGTATTCCTAATGAAGTTGCCTTAGATATCTATCAAGATAGTATTGTTGCACTTGTAGAAAATGCTAGAAAAAACAGCATTGATGATTTAAAAAGTAGTATAAATACGTATTTCATTGGTATCGGAAAATTTATGATTTTTAATTATCTGAAGGCTAAAAAAACAGTTGATTTAAGTGAGTTTGAAAATACTGCAGTAACAGAATCATTTTCAATTGATGATGAAGCTTTAAACGAGCGAGAAGTAGCACTTAAAAAGGCGTATGAACAATTAGGAGAGCAGTGTCAAAAAATTTTAAGTTTATTTTATTTTGAAAACAAAAAATTAGAAGAAATACAAACGATTTTAAACTATGAGAATAAAGATGTTTTAAAAAGTCAGAAGTCGAGATGCATTTCTCATTTAAAAAAATCCCTAAATCCAAAGAAATGA
- a CDS encoding tetratricopeptide repeat protein, with amino-acid sequence MMHELIEKYFEHNLTEEEKLLFNKLLVEDSDFKKEFEFYSELKNAVVVSERQKIKKEIQQFENSDDMPIFNLKRYLPYAAILLVMLSLWFIFFSNNPNNTDLYNSYFEAYPNTEVSNTRSDVNDKSVIEEAFIAYDLEEYAKANELFNLALKISTSDYIQFYKAISLMELEQHKEALNLFESVNWSEAYKEKSMWFKSLCYVKLNQVKEAKKELTLLTEKGTFKNSEAIALLSKL; translated from the coding sequence ATGATGCATGAATTAATTGAAAAATATTTTGAACACAATTTAACCGAAGAAGAAAAACTACTTTTCAATAAATTGCTAGTTGAAGATTCCGATTTTAAAAAAGAATTTGAGTTTTATAGCGAATTGAAAAATGCTGTTGTTGTTTCAGAAAGACAAAAAATTAAAAAGGAAATCCAACAATTTGAAAATAGTGATGATATGCCTATTTTTAATCTAAAACGTTATTTACCATATGCTGCTATTTTATTAGTAATGCTTTCATTATGGTTTATTTTTTTTAGCAACAACCCCAATAATACAGACTTATACAACAGCTATTTTGAAGCCTATCCCAATACAGAAGTCTCAAATACTAGAAGTGATGTAAATGACAAATCGGTAATTGAAGAAGCTTTTATTGCTTATGATTTGGAAGAGTATGCTAAAGCAAATGAGTTGTTTAATTTGGCCTTAAAAATTTCTACATCTGATTATATTCAATTTTACAAAGCTATCTCTTTAATGGAATTAGAACAACATAAAGAAGCTTTAAACTTATTTGAATCTGTAAATTGGTCAGAGGCATACAAAGAGAAATCTATGTGGTTTAAATCCCTTTGTTATGTAAAACTGAATCAAGTAAAAGAAGCTAAAAAAGAATTAACACTACTTACAGAAAAAGGAACTTTTAAAAATTCGGAAGCTATAGCCCTACTTTCTAAACTTTAA
- a CDS encoding CHAT domain-containing protein, translating into MKQQKSLKSLDSLLVIWSRKSENDKHNTIQKYYLSKDIAKKYRNLSLNLKAIEFYRYSATLLNEIKSFGSQEKATFYYELCEFYYSISNNKLFKNNLIKAIILWENDSNKYSKELVKGYSKLINNYLEYGDINNAKLYLKKNNNLSVKNDFIQDELRHQFKLTSFLYKLRISLAEKKNTASESSYKELTQYFINLKNKTNYLTYYADATNFYAEAIFSLGRTNEALDLLKASIIVHKQIGNDLSLITAYSYLSYFTRELKDYNRAHQSIDAAIHLISPDNFSDLAGLYTSKAIIFFEEKNYKESEIYFDKAHQLIKRIDNSNFYLLSYNVEISKKYFEIYEMTGNVKLLNKSFKSYKYSVKQFQDFYENDFFNPLLSEYKNLIIDGLLTLGLKSENSLVAIIEMIENIQSKFLLKNYLLNNKNGSVQIVNELSEIKTLKLNLASISSVQKNRDSLVLKKTQIKNNIELLENKLITKYPHFNSILNPTFNFKDFILKNKDEIMRFYVTNTSVFSIYISSQNKICLKRIDNFSTIKEHISSIVLNIKSKKPIEKQSKALYNSLLKPFALKNDEITIVSNSFLNEVPFELLIDDEGKYIVEKYKINYSNSLLLYDIQRKHKNSKDFKLAIFQPNYKNKNLNILPFAEKEALYLQETFHSILFSNEKATKQNFVNGVSNFNACHLSMHAIIDENNEEVSRLVFNDENFYFSDFYAQNLPLDLVVLSACETGIGKHIEGEGLMSLSRAFTYSGVSATIHSLWQTPDKQGYEIMQYFYEFLNDGLPKNEALQKAKIKFLSTAKASELKHPYYWSGFVLNGNSEALVSKTNYFYSILLGLATIGILLFFFLKFRK; encoded by the coding sequence TTGAAACAACAAAAAAGTTTAAAATCTTTAGATAGTCTTTTGGTCATTTGGAGTAGAAAAAGTGAGAATGATAAACACAATACCATTCAAAAATATTATTTATCTAAGGACATAGCTAAAAAATACCGTAATCTTAGTTTAAACTTAAAAGCAATAGAGTTTTATAGATACTCTGCTACTTTATTAAATGAAATAAAGTCTTTTGGTAGTCAAGAAAAAGCAACATTCTATTATGAGCTTTGCGAATTTTATTATTCAATATCCAATAATAAGCTTTTTAAAAATAATTTAATTAAAGCTATAATATTATGGGAAAATGATTCGAATAAATATTCAAAAGAATTAGTAAAGGGTTATAGTAAACTAATAAATAATTATCTTGAATATGGCGATATAAATAATGCTAAGTTATATTTGAAAAAAAACAATAATCTCTCAGTAAAGAATGATTTTATCCAAGATGAATTAAGACATCAATTTAAACTTACAAGTTTTCTTTATAAATTGAGAATTTCATTAGCAGAGAAAAAAAATACTGCTTCAGAAAGCAGCTATAAAGAACTGACACAATATTTCATTAATTTAAAAAACAAAACTAATTATTTGACATATTATGCAGATGCTACTAATTTCTATGCGGAAGCGATTTTTAGCTTAGGAAGAACCAATGAAGCACTGGATTTACTAAAGGCATCAATTATAGTGCATAAACAAATAGGTAATGATTTGTCTCTTATTACTGCTTATTCTTATTTGAGTTATTTTACAAGAGAATTAAAGGATTATAATAGAGCTCACCAGTCAATAGATGCAGCAATACATTTAATTTCACCCGATAATTTTTCTGATTTAGCAGGTTTATATACAAGTAAAGCAATTATTTTTTTTGAAGAGAAGAATTATAAGGAGTCTGAGATTTATTTTGATAAAGCACATCAATTAATTAAAAGAATAGATAATTCCAATTTTTATTTACTGTCATATAATGTAGAAATATCAAAAAAATATTTTGAAATTTATGAAATGACAGGAAATGTAAAACTGCTCAACAAATCGTTTAAATCTTATAAATACTCTGTAAAACAATTTCAAGATTTCTATGAAAACGATTTTTTCAATCCGTTACTTTCTGAATATAAAAATTTAATTATAGATGGTTTACTAACTCTTGGATTAAAATCTGAAAATAGTTTAGTAGCAATTATTGAAATGATCGAAAACATTCAATCTAAATTTTTATTAAAGAATTATCTGTTAAATAATAAAAACGGAAGCGTTCAAATTGTTAATGAACTATCGGAGATTAAAACATTAAAACTTAATTTAGCATCTATCTCTAGTGTACAAAAAAATAGAGACTCGTTAGTTTTAAAAAAAACACAGATTAAAAATAATATTGAGTTATTAGAAAACAAATTGATAACCAAATATCCTCACTTTAATTCTATATTAAATCCAACCTTTAATTTTAAAGACTTTATTTTAAAAAATAAGGATGAAATAATGAGATTTTATGTTACTAATACAAGTGTATTTAGTATTTATATTAGTAGTCAAAATAAAATTTGTCTAAAAAGAATTGATAATTTTTCAACTATTAAAGAGCACATTTCTTCTATTGTTTTAAATATTAAAAGTAAAAAACCGATAGAAAAACAATCTAAAGCATTATACAATAGTCTATTAAAACCCTTTGCACTTAAAAATGATGAAATAACAATAGTTTCAAACTCTTTTTTAAACGAGGTACCTTTTGAATTATTAATTGATGATGAAGGTAAATACATAGTTGAAAAATATAAAATAAACTATTCAAATTCTTTACTACTTTATGATATTCAAAGAAAGCATAAAAATTCAAAAGATTTTAAACTAGCAATTTTTCAACCAAACTATAAAAATAAAAATCTAAACATTTTACCATTTGCAGAAAAAGAGGCTTTGTATTTACAAGAAACGTTTCATTCGATTCTTTTTTCAAATGAAAAAGCTACAAAGCAAAACTTTGTTAATGGGGTATCAAATTTTAATGCTTGCCATTTATCTATGCATGCCATTATTGATGAAAATAATGAAGAAGTTTCAAGATTAGTATTTAATGATGAAAATTTTTATTTTTCCGATTTCTATGCACAAAATTTACCCTTAGATTTAGTAGTATTAAGTGCTTGTGAAACAGGAATAGGAAAGCATATTGAAGGAGAGGGGTTAATGAGTCTATCTCGTGCTTTTACTTATAGTGGTGTTTCTGCTACTATTCATAGTTTATGGCAAACTCCAGACAAACAAGGTTATGAAATCATGCAGTATTTTTATGAATTTTTAAATGATGGATTGCCTAAAAATGAAGCTTTACAAAAAGCAAAAATTAAATTCCTTTCTACAGCAAAAGCTTCCGAACTGAAACATCCTTATTATTGGTCGGGTTTTGTTTTGAATGGTAATTCTGAAGCTTTAGTTTCAAAAACTAATTATTTCTATTCTATTCTTTTAGGATTAGCAACAATAGGAATTTTATTGTTTTTCTTCTTAAAGTTTAGAAAGTAG
- a CDS encoding metal-dependent hydrolase: MDSFTQIVLGIATAEVVAGKKLQNKTVLYGAILGTIPDLDILVGKFMSDVDGVAIHRGLSHSLLFFLILAPLLGRLITKIEKGKIDFKTAFWMSFWCLATHVFLDMFTSWGTQILWPLHYRFALKTIFVIDPLYTIPLFISLIYVWKNKEHSIRKKYVYKGICISSGYLLLTCILKLVAVHQFEKALKQQNISYQELIVKPTAFNTILWNANIATTEGYFLGDYSFFDTQPISFTFYAKNSALEEKLKATQDFQKLKQISEGWYLVTEKKDSLYCNDLRFGLLNDNPKQPQFAFSYVFVSANNGKLEAKEVPKEKRDGKALLKKIFTRIKGN, from the coding sequence ATGGATTCTTTTACACAAATTGTTTTAGGTATTGCTACAGCAGAAGTAGTAGCAGGCAAAAAACTGCAAAACAAAACAGTGCTGTATGGAGCTATCTTAGGTACCATTCCCGATTTGGATATTCTTGTTGGTAAATTCATGAGCGATGTAGACGGTGTTGCAATTCACAGAGGACTAAGCCATTCATTGCTCTTTTTTTTAATTCTAGCACCGCTCTTAGGCAGATTGATTACAAAAATAGAAAAAGGAAAAATAGACTTTAAAACCGCATTTTGGATGTCTTTTTGGTGTTTAGCAACCCATGTTTTCTTGGATATGTTTACTTCTTGGGGCACTCAAATTTTGTGGCCATTACACTATAGATTTGCTTTAAAAACGATATTCGTAATCGACCCATTGTACACCATTCCCTTATTCATTTCACTAATATACGTTTGGAAAAATAAAGAACACAGTATTCGAAAAAAATACGTGTACAAAGGCATATGCATTAGTTCGGGTTATTTACTACTAACATGTATTTTAAAATTAGTAGCCGTACATCAGTTTGAAAAAGCATTGAAACAACAAAACATAAGCTACCAAGAACTCATAGTAAAACCGACCGCTTTTAATACCATTCTTTGGAATGCCAATATTGCAACCACAGAGGGCTATTTTTTAGGGGATTATTCTTTCTTTGACACCCAACCCATTTCTTTTACTTTCTATGCTAAGAATAGCGCTTTAGAAGAAAAACTGAAAGCGACTCAAGACTTCCAAAAACTAAAACAAATTAGTGAAGGTTGGTATTTAGTTACAGAAAAGAAGGATAGTCTGTATTGTAACGATTTGCGCTTTGGTTTATTGAACGACAACCCCAAACAACCCCAATTTGCTTTTAGTTATGTATTCGTATCCGCTAATAATGGAAAATTGGAAGCCAAAGAAGTTCCTAAAGAAAAACGCGATGGAAAGGCATTATTAAAAAAGATTTTCACACGCATTAAAGGCAATTGA
- a CDS encoding transposase, with protein MTKFNNKYRIESTRLQHWDYGQKAVYFVTICTANREHFFGSIEETPCIEEMPCVVVETPSMASLQMVPSEIGKIVAEEWIKTPQIRPDMHLELGEFIVMPNHFHGIIFIGNNEFNGRDAINGVSTIHGNGDAMHGNGNVYKNQFGPQSKNLASIIRGFKSAVTVRARRINPDFGWQARFHDHIIRNPNAYENISQYIIDNPKKWNLDVFNK; from the coding sequence ATGACAAAATTCAATAACAAATATAGAATAGAATCCACCCGATTGCAACATTGGGATTATGGGCAAAAGGCGGTGTATTTTGTAACGATTTGTACTGCAAATAGGGAACATTTTTTTGGTAGCATTGAAGAGACGCCATGTATTGAAGAGATGCCATGTGTTGTAGTAGAGACGCCAAGCATGGCGTCTCTACAGATGGTGCCGTCAGAAATTGGAAAAATCGTGGCAGAAGAATGGATAAAAACACCACAAATCAGACCTGATATGCATTTGGAATTGGGGGAATTTATCGTAATGCCTAATCATTTTCATGGGATTATTTTTATTGGTAATAATGAATTTAATGGTAGAGACGCCATAAATGGCGTATCCACAATACATGGTAATGGTGACGCGATGCATGGTAACGGTAATGTATACAAAAACCAATTTGGACCCCAATCCAAAAATTTGGCATCGATTATTCGTGGGTTTAAATCTGCGGTGACGGTTCGGGCACGACGTATTAATCCTGATTTTGGTTGGCAGGCACGATTTCATGATCATATTATACGGAATCCAAATGCGTATGAGAATATTTCACAATATATTATTGATAATCCGAAAAAATGGAATTTGGATGTTTTTAATAAATGA
- a CDS encoding type I restriction-modification system subunit M has protein sequence MNQSVHNKLVSFIWSIADDCLRDVYVRGKYRDVILPMVVLRRLDALLEPTKDAVMEELAFQRDEAGFTEWDENGLREASNYVFYNTSEWTLQRLHNTASNSQQRLQADFEDYLNGFSGNVKEIIEKFKLKSQIRHMAAKDVLLDVLEKFTSPDINLTPFEKLDSNGRKLPELSNLGMGYVFEELIRKFNEENNEEAGEHFTPREVIDLMTHIIFDPIKNNLPPVMTIYDPACGSGGMLTESQNFIVDPDGEIKAVNSDVYLYGKEINDETYAICKSDMMIKGNNPENIRVGSTLSTDEFAGTTFDFMLSNPPYGKSWASEQKNIKDGKDVIDPRFQIQLKNYWGIAEDADAIPRSSDGQLLFLMEMVSKMKPLSQSATGTRIASVHNGSSLFTGDAGGGESNIRRYIIENDWLEAIVQLPNNLFYNTGITTYIWILSNNKTANRKGKVQLIDAGQLYRKLRKNLGNKNCEFAPEHITEIVQTYTDLKAIERTTDEGIAAKVFDNSDFGYHKVTIERPKRLKAQFTAERISALRYDKGLKEAMVHAYETYGEAIYKDIEKHKKEILDWCEKNELNLNAANQKKLVAKATWDKQALLLEQASILAKIISDEVFNDFNLFKQKVDTVIKDQKLKLGASEKNAILNAVSWYDADAEKVIKGTAKLTGDKLEKVLEHLNCKESELADYGYYSTTKKGDYLTYETESDLRDTENIPLKENIHSYFLKEVQPHVAEAWINLDATKIGYEISFNKYFYQHKPLREIEEVTADILALEKESDGLIAEILNF, from the coding sequence ATGAATCAATCGGTACATAATAAATTAGTTTCTTTTATATGGTCTATTGCAGACGACTGTTTGCGAGACGTTTACGTTCGTGGAAAATACCGTGATGTTATTTTACCCATGGTGGTTTTACGTCGCTTAGATGCTTTATTAGAACCTACAAAGGATGCTGTGATGGAAGAACTGGCTTTTCAACGTGATGAGGCTGGTTTTACGGAATGGGATGAAAATGGATTAAGAGAAGCATCAAATTATGTGTTTTATAATACAAGTGAATGGACGTTACAACGTTTACACAATACGGCTTCTAATAGCCAACAAAGATTACAGGCTGATTTTGAAGATTACCTAAACGGTTTCAGTGGTAACGTAAAAGAAATCATTGAAAAGTTTAAGCTGAAAAGCCAAATTAGACACATGGCTGCAAAAGATGTATTGCTTGATGTTTTAGAAAAATTTACATCACCCGATATCAACTTGACTCCTTTTGAAAAACTAGATAGCAATGGTAGAAAATTACCTGAATTATCTAACTTAGGAATGGGTTATGTTTTTGAAGAATTGATTAGAAAGTTTAATGAAGAAAATAATGAAGAAGCCGGAGAACACTTTACCCCTCGTGAAGTAATTGACCTGATGACACACATTATTTTTGACCCTATAAAAAATAACTTACCACCTGTAATGACGATTTATGATCCTGCTTGTGGTAGTGGTGGAATGTTGACCGAATCGCAAAACTTTATTGTAGATCCTGATGGGGAAATTAAAGCGGTTAATTCGGATGTGTATTTGTATGGAAAGGAAATTAATGATGAAACCTATGCCATTTGTAAAAGTGATATGATGATTAAAGGGAATAACCCTGAGAATATCCGTGTGGGTTCTACGCTTTCTACCGATGAATTTGCAGGCACTACTTTTGATTTTATGTTATCTAATCCTCCTTATGGGAAATCTTGGGCTAGTGAGCAAAAAAACATCAAAGATGGAAAAGACGTAATTGATCCTCGTTTTCAAATTCAATTGAAAAACTATTGGGGCATTGCAGAAGATGCAGATGCTATTCCTCGTTCTTCTGACGGACAATTGTTGTTTTTGATGGAAATGGTGAGCAAAATGAAACCGCTTTCGCAAAGTGCTACAGGAACACGTATTGCTTCTGTGCATAATGGAAGTAGTTTGTTTACGGGTGATGCTGGTGGTGGTGAAAGTAACATTCGTAGGTATATTATTGAAAACGATTGGTTAGAAGCCATAGTGCAACTACCCAACAACTTGTTTTACAATACAGGAATTACCACTTACATTTGGATTTTAAGCAACAACAAAACGGCTAACCGAAAAGGAAAAGTACAGTTAATTGACGCGGGACAATTGTATAGAAAACTACGCAAAAATCTTGGAAACAAAAACTGTGAGTTTGCTCCTGAACATATTACAGAAATTGTACAAACTTATACCGATTTAAAAGCGATTGAACGCACTACGGATGAAGGTATTGCTGCTAAAGTATTTGACAATAGCGATTTTGGGTATCACAAAGTAACTATTGAACGACCAAAACGTTTGAAAGCGCAATTCACTGCCGAACGTATTTCAGCCTTGCGCTATGATAAAGGTTTAAAAGAAGCTATGGTACATGCTTATGAAACCTACGGTGAAGCTATTTATAAAGATATAGAAAAACATAAAAAAGAAATTTTAGACTGGTGCGAGAAAAACGAACTTAATCTTAATGCTGCCAACCAAAAGAAATTAGTTGCCAAAGCAACTTGGGACAAACAAGCTTTATTATTGGAACAAGCAAGCATTTTGGCTAAAATTATTAGTGACGAAGTTTTTAATGACTTTAACCTTTTCAAACAAAAAGTAGATACAGTAATTAAAGACCAAAAACTAAAACTTGGTGCTTCTGAAAAAAATGCCATACTGAACGCTGTGAGTTGGTATGATGCTGATGCTGAAAAAGTAATTAAAGGCACAGCAAAATTAACTGGCGACAAACTAGAAAAAGTACTAGAACATTTAAATTGCAAAGAAAGTGAACTAGCTGATTATGGGTATTATTCAACAACTAAAAAAGGAGACTATTTAACATACGAAACCGAAAGCGATTTACGGGATACCGAAAACATACCCCTAAAAGAAAACATACATAGTTACTTTTTAAAAGAAGTACAACCGCATGTAGCAGAAGCTTGGATAAACTTAGATGCTACCAAAATTGGTTATGAAATTAGCTTTAACAAATACTTTTACCAACACAAACCTTTGCGAGAAATCGAAGAAGTAACCGCTGACATTTTAGCTTTAGAAAAAGAAAGTGACGGTTTAATTGCTGAAATTTTAAATTTTTAA